Within Limanda limanda chromosome 1, fLimLim1.1, whole genome shotgun sequence, the genomic segment atccGCCTCTGTGTCAATctgctgtgtctgtctgctgtagCGAACTCCCTGTTTGCCAaggtcacagcagtgagacacctagtcAGGGGTTTTCCACAACCTTAGACACTGGTCAGTGGCATTTTCCTCCGCAGCAACTTCCATGATGCCTCAATTTTCCTTGTTTATGTACCATAGAAACTCCCATCAGCCAGAGCTGAACTTTTTGTTCAGTGCAAATTAGCCAATGTAGCATGTTAAAGTCGATATTGTGAACGTGGTAAACATACGATTGCTAGAGATCATGACAGCATTGTCAATGAGGACCAcagactatatataaagatggacgacctgtCTCCACTGCTTTGCATTGTagaaaaatgaagccaaaatatcatgAATAGGCTGCCACCATCTTGCACTTTTGACGTCAAGATAGTGCCGGAGACTGCGAAGAAGTAATTGTGGTGTCAGCACAAAACCAAACACCAGTGGGATTAGAACTttcaaaaatgacagaaatcgtCATTAATGAGAAGTGATTTCATATGTTGGatattctgactttttaatttggtccatgtctaaTCTGCAAACAGGGACCTGATTAAAGCCAAAATACAACATGAAATACAGCGAATTATCCACGTGCATACCGTGCAGTGTATGTGAAGCAATGCAGAATACATCAACAACCGAGAACCAGGTTAAAAATGTCTTCCGTGGTTTCCCCTCACAAAGAAGTGGTTGTAAGAAAACATACAATTACAATAAGTAATATTCTTAAGAACATAACAAGTACTTGAGTGGATGCCATTTATTTCAAGAAAGTACTTGTTTAACTGTTCTCATGGACTCTTTCAAGTCGTAAATCTCAGGCTCTTGGCTCTGTGTGGTTTGGACACGGAACAGTTTTTTCTCACCATTGAATTGTCTGAAGGACGTGTACGGTTTCAGGTTGAAACGCTTCCTGTACTCGTTGAAGGACTGAATGCGGAGTTGGCGGGACTCCTTTATGGCTCCCACTGCCACTCTGGTCACCACAGCATTGATGTTATGGCCGCCGCCGATCTGTAGGATAAAAGGACATCATACAAAATACAATATGAATGGAGGTTTCAAAATCTGGCAGACGAAgataaaagaaacattaaatacTCACCAATCACATCCTTAAACATACttttttctggatttttttacatgttttccaCTGAAAGACGTTTGTACAGAATCTTCATGTACAAACTAACGcttttccttcacacacacaaactgaaccgtcatgatgttttttaattaaaaaatgtttaatccaAATGATGGTTAGCACAATTAATTAATTCTAAAGATATTCACTGTTTTTTACTTCCATGCAGCTTGTGTTGATGTGTATTGATCTGTCTGGAGATCGAGTTAAAAAACTGTATGAGCTCCTGTAGGCTTGCAAATGTATTAATCTACGTGAGGActataattattaaatataaattatttacacCTTATATATAAATTTCAGTATACggcacaaagaaaagaaaaataaatcattatattCTGTTTCTCTGAGTTCAGTCCAACATCAGCATGATTACAGTGTGACAATTTCCACCAACCtcacttaaaaacacaaacatagtAATTTGCAATCATGCCAAGTACTTATGTGAACCAAATCCAAATAGTAAACAGGACGAGTAATCATTAGTGTCAAAAAAACGTGTGATGCAATACTGCATATTCCATGAGTTATAGCACTTAGTTATAGCATTATACAGTATTTCTCTTTGTATATTAGTTTAAATGGTTGTGGTTTGTTACCTGTCCGGCAACCTGCCGAGAGAAAGAATCCACCAGCTTCTCGACGCCGTAGTGTGTGAGGACAGACGTGTTGAAGAGGAACTGTGGATACAACAGCTCGTCTCCATTAATGAAGAAGCTGTCGGGCATCAAGGGGTGCCAGTGGTAGAGCTGGCTGAACTCCAGAGCAATGCGGTTGCTGTACTGAAACTGGGAGCTAAACAGCATGGTGGGATCGAACTTCAGCTTCAGCAGGTATCCACTGAGGTGCTGCACGTACTCCTCTATCACGATTTTGATGGTCTCACCTGAGGATGACAAGTGGGAGGGGGCAAAGGGATGAGGAAAACCCACCAACCTGATACTGAGTCACAACTGGACTGGTTCAAACTGCAACAAAGTTTGGGTTTGGGATCATCCTTGAATGGGCTAATGTTGGGATGTGCTAACATACACTGCTATTGAAGAAATCAAGTGAACAcgcacaaagaaaacaagataaaaacttaaaaacttCAACAATACGTTGTTAGAATAGCTTGACATTTTGGGGAATAAACATTTTGCTAGCCGAGCttcagatgaaataaaaaaaatgtctgtcagttattttttcataaagaCTGAAAAAGGGGAAATAGGTTCCATCATCTGGCTCTGGCACCTCAAAGGCTCATGCATGAACACGTTACATTACACAGTACAGAGCCGACAATAAGTGGGTTTTATGAGGTGTTATCTCTTGGCTGAGTGCAGAGACTTCATGGAGTCTTGGCATCACTATGAGCAACCAACCATAGTCTGGGAAATGACTGCGCCTGTGCCTTTACCAAATATAAAAactattattagtattataataCTGTTATATACTGTTTGTATATTATATGCTGAAATGTGTGCCATTTGGTCACAAATAAAGTATGTTCTCAGTGACATTTTAGTCTTAACATGTATTATGAAATATCGACTAGCTGGAGCATACACTACTTTTTTCATACAACAGAACAGATCAACATAACCCCCCTATAACCACATCAACAATTAATCAGATATAACTTGTTAATAAGTGAGCTATAGAGGTGGCAGCCTATATTATCATTGGGCAGCTAAGCTAAACTAATCAGCTGCTTGTGGTAGCGTTAAATTTAGCCTGCAGATGTGAGGGTGGTATCACTGAGCTTATGTATCtcagcaagaaaacaaatcaacacacaGTTTTACCcgaaatgtcaaactattcctttaagatTCTGCCCGGCTCACCGATGATGATGAGACGTGAGGTCTGGAACAGCTGCTCGTCATCCCAGGTGGGATGTTCCGCCTTCAGGATTTCACAGACTCGGTTATGTTCTCTCAGCCACAGTGTGGCGAACATTCCCAAACCAGGGAGGAGTCCATACACTTCCTGACCAATTGCTATCTGATGCTCAGGGGGGACCCCGGGGGGGTAGTTCATCCTCACTGGTGCATCAGCTACAGTAGGAGGGTATAGCTCGCCGTCAATTAACTAATGGGGGAAAATAGAAATGTTAAtgagttataaaaaaaaacaactcactgCAAAATATTCTTTCCCCTTCATCTGAGATTATATTCCTAgaacatgacatttaaaaagtcaacacatttacattaatCATATTTGGCAGGTGCTGCACAGGGCATTCATTTGTGTATATTGTGTGAACAGGTTGTTTGTTATTAACGAAACTTAAACCAAGCATAATACATTTTCAACTGAAGAGCGAATTTTATGCTCAACGTATTTAAATAAGTCTGTGAATATGTTTTCTCCTTCACCTGATACTTGAGCTTTCCATCTTTATGAAGCCTGAGCTTCAGCTGACGATCCAGATTGTCTCCGTAAATGTGCCCTGCATCCACCTGTaccacatgaaaaaaaaaaaaaaaaatcaaattaaaaactacAATTTATTTCATAAAAAATTTACATTAAATGCATAAATACACTACAAAGACAAACATAGGTGTAAAATTATGTGAGGCTTTTTCCACTTTCGCTCAAACTgttaaaactataaaacataataaatatgaatctaACACCAGCAGCCGGTAATGTTGCTTTGCACAAACTCgacaactgaaaacagaggagCTATTCTGTCACAACATCTTCCTACCAGCACCTATAAAGTTAATAAATTATCATGTAACAGCTTGTTTGTtaaatcagataaaaaaaaaacagaataactGGTTCTTACTATAACACATTTGATATCAAGTGTTAATTTATGGACTTTAGAGGATCCCAGAGGTGGTTTTTTGATGTTTGGATTGAGCCAGACATCTGTTTCCAGTtgtaagacacacacatttaactttAAACTAGAGAGCAAATGACTTGTACTTCCTTCAGATTGCTTCAAAGCTTTCACATTTGTATCTCTCAAGAAGAGCCTCCTCTCGTTGTGTTAGCAGATTTGTGTTCCGTTGTGGTCAGTCCAATTGTGGTGAGCTCCAAGAATCAATTCTCAGCCCACTGATGTTTACAACTTACATGCTTCCCCTCAGTccgaagataaaaaaaaaactttgttattttatgtttttatctaaTCATAACAGTATCATGTcccttttgttttattatttaatttcttttgacTACCTTCTCCCCATTAAGATGAGTGCTAATCAAgtaaatttaattattatttagtaGGATAAAAGCTGTAAGTGGACTAACCCCATGCGCGAGAGCCTTAGTGAAGCCCAGGCCCATGCGGTTGTAGGTCTTAAAGAACTGGTGGGTGAAGTGCTGTGCGAAGAAAGCGAACATGAGGTTGGAGCCCTGGGGGTCGGGTCTGAACGTCCTTCtcttcagcagcttctccacaagcagctcagggtcaGGCAGCAAAGCCTTGCCTGAGGAGAGACAGCACAAcgtcacacacagcacacagacatcACACCTCTAGTCATAACACTGAGAcagtctgtttgtgtaaacagtgCTGACAAAGTGAACACATCCCACTGCACTTCTGAACCATTCAAGGTCAATAATCTGCATGCACCgtaatcatgacgtttcaccttgtttttatatcatatcaacacatgaaaataaaacttatcatgaaaaatgaacacttgaagaAACGTCAGTGCAATAAAACCTACCTAAAATGGCAGATACGTTGAGAAAATAATATTCAAATTGAGTTGAGTTCATGTCCCATTGACTAACATGGAGCAGGCAGCCACCAAATAGTGATCTAGACGCTTTGGGTTAAATTTTAAGGAGCAGTCacttcatccatctttaaatacactTAATACAGTCTTTGGTCATGATATAAGCATATTTGTAAGTGGCGTTGCATAAATGCTCGTACGttcataatacattttaattcaattgaGTGGCTAACCTTTGACCCCCATAGGTGTAGGACAATCCTCTGGTACAGGGGGCAGCAGCCGAGTGTAGTAGCTCACGTTATAGTAGGATTCCCAGTTGAGGTAGCCGTACTTTGAGTTGTAGGTTGGAGGGCTGGGTATTAAGTTGGCCCTGACTGttcatacaaaaaaataaatgagctcATCGgatgaatttgaatttgtgagAATGACTTTCTTTTAGTGAATCCCAACCTGTGAGGACCAGCCGCATAAGGACCTCCCGCAGGAAGGTGTTATTGATGATGTCCCAGAGCCAATGGAAATGGGTGAGAATATAATGCATCACATCTGGGCTGGGCTTGATGAACAGACGCACTCTGGTCCAAAACTCGGCTGCAGGGAAAAGACACGGGAAAAAACAGTCTTTGTAATATAAGAAATCGCTGAGCATCTGTGAATTTATACTGGACATTGACAAAGTCAGGCCATTTTGACATGTTATAGTAGGTTAACACCATGCATAATCCCATTCATTAAGGTTCTGCCCTATTTAGATAGAGCCTTAGTGaaaaaaatgtctgctgtgaaaagggTCTATTAAGGGACCAGgcatcaggcatgtttaggggactgatatttatgactgtgaggaatttggtgcagatccaaatatataaaaaatctagtgaatttaattaAGAGTCTGGTTGggtcttggcggaggtatgcactctactgggtatataataatataataattatttgctGACTCATTTCGCTTTCGAAGCAACAAATATCTCAATTTGACCACAAGAAAGTAAACAACATAAGACTATCACTAGAAGAGATTAAATATCAATCCATCACCATCCACTTATACTCCATTCCCATTTCCCTTATCCTGTTTGACGttgcttctctctccctctatcttgCACAATCAACGAAATGGTTTATTATCCTTATGCCCAGTGAATGTGACGCAACTGCATAACTTTCACATGTGATtaatgtctcctgtgtgtgagcGCTCCTTGTTGAGGAGCAGTGGAGCGGCAGGATTAGCACCAGcagctctcctccagctgctctcttTCTGGCTGTGGCTCCTGTTTTTTCTCCAATTTTCCTCCAAATATTTGGGTCTAGACAAGGAGCCCCGACTCTGGGGAGCCGGGCACTGTTGCactatttcctgttttaacaacaacaaaaatgaaaGCCCTTTCATTGGCCGACCACACCGACCCCGACCCCTTCCAGCTCGCACACAAAGGAATGAGAGGATATTTCAAATTCCCCCAAAAGCTGCTCTCACTCACGGACGGTGCAGTTTTCTCCTTGGAAGCCGGTGCGGGTGCAGTCACACTCGTACTTGTCCTCAGCatacctgacacacacaccccagtTCTGGCAAGGGAAATAGCAGCACGGGTTCACTGCGGAAAACAAGAAAGGGAAGACACCGTGAGAGAAAGTGGAAAAGAGACATAAAATATAACTGTGGCTTGGACAGTAGTTTATCCGCCCACCTTAACATCTGTCTGGGATTAGATCACCACTTCTTCTCGGATAAAGCCTTGAGGACTTTCTTTTAACAACATCTGCCCGTGAGGTTATTCCATTTGTATTCCCCACGTGCACTTCTTCCTCTCAGTTTTTCAGGAATTTTGTGGGAAATACTGTCAGaacttattaaaaaaatactaataaaaaaaggattttaaaatatCATGGTACATGAAAGGAGTTTTGTGGGATGTTGAGTTGAGTTTATTGCCACATATTCTCAAACGATTTCTCTAAATGGTCCTCGAGAGAGTTACGACTGTTTGTATCAGACATTCCTCGATCCTTAGATTAACAGCTCAGGGAGAAGTTCACTGATAACTGCTTGTAGAAAAAATGAGCAATGAGAAGCTTTGCAGCAGTGAATTTATAAACACTCTAGATGGTAAAACAAAACACGAAACATGTCTGTACACAGCCCCCAGGCCTTTCTGTCTATACCAGCAGCACACTCGAGAACCCCACACTGATACTATCTGATTTCAACGGGTCAGTTGAAGGTACTGGAGTTATTGTTTCAGATTCAGATGGATTAGTCACCGTCTGTGAGTCGACAGTTGACGAGAAAAGTTTGTCTCAAAAGCCTGGAACGTAAATCCTCCGGTGATGGGCCTTTACTGGAAAAATGACTCAATATCACCGTGAGAAACCAGAGGACCTGGAGCTCGTAAAAGCAGAAATCAgatgcaaaatgtaaaaaaataagaagaaatGACTAGGTTATTTTTCACGAGTGTGTGCGATGTCTATGGCCTGAGGGCAGAAGAGTATGTAGCTAGGAGGTGTGACACgggcagggggtgggggggtgtgacTGCACAGGTCAGGCTGGATGTCTCCACAGGTCGGGCCGGAAAAGTCGGTTCAGGGTCTCCATTACAAGAAACACATGTGCACTCAAGGAGAAAGCTGGTGTGGGATATTGAAATCTTGTCTTTCAATGCAGGGACGAGATCAATTTCTGTCGTGCCTCCTCAAGAGACAATAAGGACTGAGACAAGCTAATATGcattaacaaatacaaaattaggccctaaaattatattttttcagttttatgatCTGTTTTAGAAGATAAAAAGGATGTTAAACATGATTTCATATACATTATCTTTTCTGCAGTGCCTCATCAAGATGCAAGAAGACGTGAACCAAGCCAATATGCactgaaaactacaaaatgaGGCTCTGCGGTGATGTTTCTCCTCATCATGATCAGTTAAATAGTGTGTTAAATATGACTTCATATACATAATCGTTTCAGTAGTATCTCCCCCTTGCCGATGAAGTCATGTCATTGTTTCCAGGCCTGTCAGGACCTGTCTGTGATTACAGGAATGTCTAATAGCTTGGTGGGCAGCTTAAATCCAGTGTCCTCAGAGGAAGACCTGAGTAAACCTCATGAAAACCTGGGCGTGCACGCACACTGATTCCTGCACATGTTTCCCTTCCCTAAGACCTCTGGCAGCTGTAAGAGCCACTTAATGACCAGACTACAGCATTCGTGATGTTATCACAACGCAGGTACAACAGTGGGGGGTCCGGCCTGCTGGCCTCTCACCTACCTGTGCTGGAGGTAACCTCATCTCCCAGGCATGCAGGCTccctcagcagcaggagcagggcACAAACTGATCCTAGGACAGACGCTTCAGAGGGGAAAGTTTGGAGTCAGTTCAAGTGTTTCAGGGGAGcagagaggtacacacacacacacacacacacactcacatatatatgtatagagTAAAGGAGCAGCAGCCAGGCTTTTACTCACATCTCATTACAGAAGCCGCAGTTTAGGAGAATATCATTCCCAACTCCTTAAAAACTGGAGATAAAGTGGGATAATCCGGAGGAGAGAGATGCAGACAGGTCCACAGCTGTAGAGGAGGAGATCCAGATGTTGTTAGAGGGTCAGTGTGAGAGAAACAGACCCAACAGGGGAaaagtctgctgcctctggGTGCTGCAGCTCCGTCGCACTGCGCCTTCACCTGCcctcacatacagacacaaacacatccacacacccTCAGTGGAGAGAAAGTGGGACGGTGACTTCACCCAAATCCCCGCCTCTGTTTCGCCCCCTATCGGTGTAAAGTCATTACTGAAGTCTGTGCACTGCTGATTTTCTTGCCTTTATAGTTGGATGTTCTAATGTTTtagtctatctatctatctatctatctatctatctatctatctatctatctatctatctatctatctatctatctatctatctatctatctatctatctatctatctatctatctatctatctatctatctatctatctatctatctatctatctatctatctatctgtctgtctgtctgtctgtctgtctgtctgtctgtctgtctgtctgtctgtctgtctgtctgtctgtctgtctgtctatctatctatctatctatctatctatctatctatctatctatctatctatctatctatctatctatctatctatctatctatctatctatctatctatctatctatctatctatctatctatctgtctatctatctgtctgtctctctgtctctcctagGGCTGTGTGGATGTAACAGATATCAACAGAAATATCAACTCCAACGCTGGACTTTAGTCTAAGAGACATTACACTGTGTAAACTTTAATAATGTAAAAGTTGTATACTTTTGATCAAATATTGCAAATATCCTTTGACATTTGCACACAGGaagctgtgtacatttgcaataTCTTCAAAGttgaaaatctgtatttttgtgCATGTTCGATTTGTAAAACTGTTTTACATGTGCACAAATTGCTTGGTATTTGAATATGGATTTCAACATGCATTTGTGAGTACCCAAAGTTTCACACAAATTATTGTTGACAAGTGTAACTCTTATTTGTCACTTGTAAATCATGTAAAACACATCTGTGCccattttgtatatattttctctttatACATTATAAGTTTTGCTTAAGAAATCACAATTTTCTTGCcaatatttgtacatttgtatCACTATAACAAGATTCTcccacatttatttagttatggTCACACCAGGAAACAAGGTCAAAGATATCTGATTCCTTTTTCATAATTTTCCCTTTAAAATTAAGCCTCAATATCCACAATGTAAAATCCAAAAATGAGTTACTCCATGTGCAGGTGTGCACTAAACTGGAATCAAAACTATATATCCTAAAAAGCCAAATCCAGTcctcactttttttcttttttgtaatatttctaTTTAAGCACTGTCCATGGCAACCTCACCAACACTGtagaaaataaacagataagCTGTATTAGAGCTGGAACATCGTAAAGCTACAGAATCATATCCACAGAGTATTTTGGCAGCGTAGGGGGAGAAACCCTGCAGCACAACCAAGAGGAATGTTTTCTGTGACTGGAACCGCGCTCCTCCACCGAAGTGTGAAGGTGCAAATCATGCCTGACTCAAACAGATCTTCCAACAGATGAGTTTCACTGGAAGACACCAAGGAATACATGACATGAGAAAACTTCCTGGAAAACATGTTGAATTCCGAAAAACCAGGATTTAATAACTTAGCCGGAAATCGGTAATTCGATATATAACTCCAACTCCCAAACTTTTCCACCGCcatttctctgctgcttttcttcacTGTGGCCGACTCCTCTGACATGTTCCAGCTGCAAGCTTAACCTTTTAAAGTTTGAGTCATTTGTAAACAGACTTCCCTCCACTCATCATCTAAGAAAGCTCCGCATTGTTTGGCCCCTGATAAATATTTagacttgttttgttgttgaggaTGTTTGGAAGCTGCACGCTGCCATTAAAGCTAGATTCAATTTATACCAGCTGCACTTTTACTAAGTGAGATAGAACACAGCCCTGTAAGAGTATCTGCATTTCATGTTACAAGTTGGGGCAAATGAATCCAACTAAAATCCAGTGAATACACGCGACAGTGTCGTGGATGCACGTGCCTCAAAGAGTTGTTAAAACTATCTCCAGACTGTGAAAGAGATAAGTTGCGGTTTGATGCAAAATCTGTGTTCGGAACTCCACAATAATTTGGATTTTAAAGATGTTATATTACAAATATTTCTCCACTAACATtggaggtaaaaaaaagtaaGTCATTGCTTAATATGCACAACAAAAGATAAGATAAAGTCAATTACCTTTGGTCATTTAGTGCACCTACATTTATGGTTGTGTGAAATGCATTGTGTGGCATGTGATCAGGCCTCATTACGGCATGACATTGTCTAAACGCCTTTCTTaagcaatacaaattatgaatattcaaaatgtgtttaaagaGGGTTCACTAAGGATAtttttttagatttgtttttgatgaggtttttaaaataaattttaaacTAATAGAAGTTGATTCATAACTGATccattaaaaggttttttttcacaaaactACTAAAAAAGCTTGGCGTTTGCTTTCAGTAagcaaaacatttgatttgttaaaTACGTAGGAAAAATGTGAACTCAAACATGTCCAGTATTAATACAAAAAGGCCCATGTTTCTGTAAACACTTTATTTCAgtcttttgtgttttacttACACCGAAACCTTTACATTTTGGAGATTTGCACAAATTAACAAAGTGAGAGTTGCATCTCAACcatgtatatatttaattgACACTAAACATGGCCTCTGTCTTTGGCCTTTATCACTGGATAAGACAGTGAGGGTGAAAGATCATGAGACAAGAACAAAACTCTTGTTGtacatcacatttatttaaccaaaaatgtgtcttttaggATGAGCTGGAGGCGGCCACTGCAGCACGTCTGGGTTTGGGGACGGTGCCTTCCCGGAAACCATTCCTGGAAAATAAGGAATGAGATAAATTTAAAAGAATGAATAATAATACACGGTTGATGTAGATACATAATGAGTAGTCTGACTCTGGTGAAAGGTCCAAAGTCACAGTATTTGTTATTTCACAAAAATGCTTGATAAGTTACTCAGGTTTAAgtcacatttataaacaaattAACTTGATGATTCCAGTCTCCTGTTTACAGACTGGTTTACCATCTAAACGGGTAAATAACTCGGGTTACCTCACCTGTTGTGATCTGATGATTAATACTGAATATTTATTTCTCCCAGTTTTGTTTGGACAGAATGATAAACATTAAGTTAAGTCTGTGGCATTTTGGCACAAATTAGTGGGTTCTGGTGTTTATTGCGCAAACAGAAGATGGCACTTCAATTGAGATGCTATCTAAACCATGAGTTGACGTTTTGACTTGTCAAAGCAGGATAAGAGGTTCAATGCTTAAATCTTGGAAACTGGCACAAGTAGATGAAACGACAGCATTGAGAGAACATGTCCAAACATTCATCACCTGGCTTCACCTTTGATCCACAGATTTCCAATCCTGATTAAAACCAACTTCGTTCCACAATCGTTGAGTTTGTTTGTCATTATTCACTGAGCTGATGTTAAGTAAGCTCTGAGGGTGAAAACAACAGTACGACTGCCTAAAAGATAATTACGTTAAACGAACTATAATTAAACAGGACGTCTTTCAAAGCCCTACTTCAAATAACTGGAATATGAACAGAGTTTTAACTTAGATATAATAAAGTTAAAAGACATTTGGTCGGGACAGTTTGTCACTTTGTGTCGATCCAAGAGGAACAAACTCTGCCAGTCAAACTTATTTGGATGAAGAGTCGGAGCTCATTTACTGTAATGAAGCCAAACTTTGTTACTGGAAAGGCACCAAAGGAACAAAAGCTTGTCTATATTCtcacaaaaaacaatgtttcCTGCCAAACAGTTGAAAACTGCACAATAAAGGAACTGCAGTTTCCAGTTCTATGTCACTGATTGAGTCTTGGAATGAAGCTTACCTCAGAGAAAATAATGATATCATTAGATTTCATTTGTtcagacatttttttcaaacatcatTGGTAAGCGA encodes:
- the LOC133003791 gene encoding prostaglandin G/H synthase 1-like yields the protein MSEESATVKKSSREMAVEKFGTSVLGSVCALLLLLREPACLGDEVTSSTVNPCCYFPCQNWGVCVRYAEDKYECDCTRTGFQGENCTVPEFWTRVRLFIKPSPDVMHYILTHFHWLWDIINNTFLREVLMRLVLTVRANLIPSPPTYNSKYGYLNWESYYNVSYYTRLLPPVPEDCPTPMGVKGKALLPDPELLVEKLLKRRTFRPDPQGSNLMFAFFAQHFTHQFFKTYNRMGLGFTKALAHGVDAGHIYGDNLDRQLKLRLHKDGKLKYQLIDGELYPPTVADAPVRMNYPPGVPPEHQIAIGQEVYGLLPGLGMFATLWLREHNRVCEILKAEHPTWDDEQLFQTSRLIIIGETIKIVIEEYVQHLSGYLLKLKFDPTMLFSSQFQYSNRIALEFSQLYHWHPLMPDSFFINGDELLYPQFLFNTSVLTHYGVEKLVDSFSRQVAGQIGGGHNINAVVTRVAVGAIKESRQLRIQSFNEYRKRFNLKPYTSFRQFNDNEEIASLLEEYYGDIDALEFYPGLMLERTRQNSIFGESMVEMGAPFSLKGLLGNPLCSPNYWKPSTFGGSVGFDIVNSATLKKLVCLNTRTCPYVAFRVPTEEKSDSKVSDEL